One Salvelinus namaycush isolate Seneca chromosome 4, SaNama_1.0, whole genome shotgun sequence genomic window carries:
- the srsf2a gene encoding serine and arginine rich splicing factor 2a has translation MSYGRPPPDVEGMSSLKVDNLTYRTSPETLRRVFEKYGRVGDVYIPRDRYTKESRGFAFVRFHDKRDAEDAMDAMDGALLDGRELRVQMARYGRPPDSHFGRRGGSGPPRRHGGYGRRSRSASPRRRRHSRSRSRNRSRGRDYSRSRSRSYSRSRSKSRTPRKSKSPSRSRSRTPPSNRGSRSRSKSMPKSPDDNGTES, from the exons ATGAGCTACGGAAGGCCTCCGCCCGATGTCGAGGGTATGTCCTCGCTCAAAGTGGACAATCTCACGTACCGGACTTCGCCCGAGACCCTACGCCGAGTTTTCGAGAAGTATGGCCGGGTGGGAGACGTGTACATCCCCCGCGATCGGTACACCAAGGAGAGCCGCGGTTTCGCCTTTGTGCGGTTCCACGATAAGCGCGACGCTGAAGACGCGATGGACGCCATGGACGGGGCCTTGCTCGATGGGCGGGAACTGCGAGTGCAGATGGCGCGATATGGCCGTCCACCAGACTCCCACTTCGGGCGCCGAGGCGGCAGTGGACCCCCAAGGAGGCATGGAGGCTACGGGCGCAGGAG TCGTTCGGCCAGCCCCCGCCGGCGAAGACACAGTCGTTCCCGAAGCAGGAACCGCAGTCGTGGCCGTGACTACAGCCGCTCACGGTCTCGTTCCTACTCTAGGTCCCGTTCCAAGTCCCGCACACCCCGCAAGAGCAAGTCCCCATCAAGGTCCCGCAGCCGCACCCCGCCTTCTAACAGAGGCTCACGGTCGAGGTCCAAGAGCATGCCCAAATCCCCCGATGACAACGGAACAGAGTCTTAG